A genomic window from Glaciihabitans sp. INWT7 includes:
- a CDS encoding site-specific DNA-methyltransferase → MPAAWTPESPDRVIHDDNLAAVAALPDGAFTLVYLDPPFNTGRSQARQSTTSVRSATGPIRGFKGQQYERIRGDLMSYDDHFEDYWTFLEPRLAEAWRLLADDGTLYLHLDYREAHYAKVLLDALFGRECFLNEIIWAYDYGAKSKNRWPTKHDTILVYVKNPKGYYFDSTTVDREPYMAPGLVTPEKVALGKLPTDVWWHTIVSPTGREKTGYPTQKPEGILRRMIQASTREGDWVLDFFAGSGTTGAVAASLGRRFVLVDESADALAVIRARLTKAGVAFE, encoded by the coding sequence ATGCCCGCCGCCTGGACGCCCGAATCACCCGATCGCGTGATCCACGATGACAACCTCGCGGCCGTCGCGGCGCTGCCCGACGGCGCTTTCACCCTGGTCTACCTCGACCCGCCCTTCAACACGGGGCGCTCGCAGGCCCGGCAGTCCACGACGAGCGTGCGCTCCGCGACGGGCCCGATCCGCGGGTTCAAGGGGCAGCAATACGAGCGCATCCGCGGCGACCTGATGAGCTATGACGACCACTTCGAGGACTACTGGACCTTTCTCGAGCCGCGCCTCGCCGAGGCCTGGCGTTTGCTCGCCGACGACGGCACGCTCTACCTCCACCTCGACTATCGCGAGGCCCACTACGCCAAGGTGCTGCTCGACGCGCTCTTCGGACGCGAGTGCTTTCTCAACGAGATCATCTGGGCCTACGACTACGGAGCCAAGTCCAAGAATCGCTGGCCGACGAAGCACGACACGATCCTCGTCTATGTGAAGAACCCGAAGGGGTACTACTTCGACTCGACCACCGTCGACCGCGAGCCCTATATGGCCCCGGGGCTCGTCACTCCGGAGAAGGTCGCGCTCGGTAAGCTGCCGACGGATGTCTGGTGGCACACCATCGTCTCGCCCACCGGTCGGGAGAAGACCGGCTATCCCACGCAGAAGCCGGAGGGCATCCTGCGCCGCATGATCCAGGCCTCCACCCGCGAGGGTGACTGGGTGCTCGACTTCTTCGCCGGTTCGGGCACGACCGGCGCGGTCGCCGCATCCCTCGGTCGCCGCTTCGTGCTCGTCGACGAGAGTGCGGATGCGCTCGCCGTGATCCGCGCGCGGCTCACGAAGGCCGGCGTCGCGTTCGAGTAG